The Rhineura floridana isolate rRhiFlo1 chromosome 8, rRhiFlo1.hap2, whole genome shotgun sequence genome includes a region encoding these proteins:
- the TES gene encoding testin codes for MDLESKIKKMGLGHEEGSGAPCLKCKDKCEGFELHFWRKICRNCKCGQEEHDVPTSNEDDRKVGKLFEDTKYTTLIAKLKSDGIPMYKRNVMILTNPVAAKKNVSINTVTYEWAPPVQNQTLARHYMQMLPKEKQPVAGSEGAQYRKKQLAKQLPAHDQDPSKCHELTPNEVKQMEQFVKKYKNEALGVGDVKLPSEVEGKAGEKNVPANGERGTSATVGAMEDKLAGQKGSQYFCFCCKLSMKEGDPAVYAERAGYDKLWHPACFVCCTCSELLVDMIYFWKNGKLYCGRHYCDSEKPRCAGCDELIFSNEYTQAEGQSWHLKHFCCFDCDCVLAGEIYVMVNEKPVCKPCYVKNHAVICQGCHNAIDPEVQRVSYNNFNWHATTECFLCSCCSKCLIGQKFMPVEGMVFCSVECKKKMMS; via the exons ATGGATTTGGAAAGCAAAATCAAGAAG atgGGCTTAGGACATGAAGAAGGATCTGGAGCCCCATGCTTGAAATGCAAAGACAAATGTGAAGGATTTGAGCTACATTTCTGGAG GAAAATCTGTCGAAACTGCAAGTGTGGGCAGGAGGAGCATGATGTTCCCACTAGTAATGAGGATGACCGTAAAGTGGGGAAGCTCTTTGAGGATACAAAATATACAACTCTTATTGCGAAGCTGAAATCAGATGGGATCCCTATGTACAAGCGCAATGTAATGATATTAACTAATCCTGTGGCAGCCAAGAAGAATGTGTCCATCAATACTGTAACGTATGAGTGGGCACCTCCTGTTCAGAATCAAACCCTG GCAAGACACTATATGCAGATGCTTCCAAAGGAAAAACAGCCCGTGGCTGGTTCGGAAGGGGCTCAGTACAGAAAGAAGCAATTGGCAAAGCAGCTGCCTGCTCACGATCAGGATCCTTCCAAATGCCACGAGCTGACTCCCAATGAGGTGAAGCAGATGGAGCAGTTTGTGAAGAAATACAAGAACGAGGCACTGGGAGTAGGAGATGTCAAGCTCCCAAGCGAAGTGGAAGGGAAAGCTGGTGAAAAGAATGTCCCGGCTAATGGGGAGCGAGGCACCTCGGCCACGGTAGGAGCTATGGAAGACAAGCTGGCTGGTCAGAAGGGATCCCAGTAT TTCTGTTTCTGCTGCAAACTGAGCATGAAAGAAGGGGACCCGGCTGTCTATGCTGAGCGGGCTGGCTATGACAAACTCTGGCATCCagcttgttttgtttgctgtaccTGTAGCGAGCTCCTCGTGGATATGATCTACTTCTGGAAGAATGGGAAACTCTACTGTGGCAGACATTACTGTGACAGTGAGAAACCACGCTGTGCTGGCTGTGATGAG CTTATATTCAGCAACGAGTACACCCAAGCAGAAGGTCAAAGCTGGCATCTGAAACACTTCTGCTGCTTTGATTGCGACTGTGTCTTGGCTGGAGAGATCTATGTCATGGTAAACGAAAAGCCTGTCTGCAAACCGTGCTATGTGAAGAATCATGCTGTG ATCTGCCAAGGTTGCCACAATGCTATCGACCCTGAAGTGCAACGTGTGAGTTACAACAACTTCAATTGGCATGCCACTACAGAGTGCTTTCTGTGCTCCTGTTGTAGCAAGTGTCTCATTGGCCAGAAGTTTATGCCGGTAGAAGGAATGGTTTTCTGCTCGGTGGAATGTAAGAAAAAGATGATGTCCTAA